A DNA window from Coffea arabica cultivar ET-39 chromosome 6c, Coffea Arabica ET-39 HiFi, whole genome shotgun sequence contains the following coding sequences:
- the LOC113694107 gene encoding uridine nucleosidase 1-like, giving the protein MSNSRVVNGGCANGLVMADALAEDFANSGAMKRHKLIIDTDPGIDDSMAILMAFQSPDLDILGLTTIYGNVTTEGATRNALLLCEIAGYPGVPVAEGSPGPLKGGEPCIADFVHGSDGLGNIFLPPPKSKKIEKSASEFLVDKVSEYPGEVSILALGPLTNLALAVKRDSSFASKVKRIVILGGAFFALGNVNPAAESNIYCDPEAADVVFTSGANVDVVGINITTQVKMTDAAFDELRQSHGKHAQFVCDICKFYRDWHVKSDGVYGIFLHDPVSFVALVRPDLFTYKKGVVRVETQGISAGHTLMDQGLKKWNSSNPWTGHSPISVAWTVDADEVLNYVMKSLMKP; this is encoded by the exons ATGTCCAATTCACGTGTGGTTAATGGTGGGTGCGCTAATGGGTTGGTGATGGCTGATGCGTTGGCCGAAGATTTTGCCAATTCTGGTGCCATGAAGCGTCACAAGCTCATCATTGACACCGATCCTGGCATTG ATGATAGCATGGCTATATTAATGGCATTCCAATCACCTGACTTGGATATATTAGGATTGACAACAATATATGGTAATGTAACTACTGAAGGTGCTACTCGCAATGCATTGCTTTTG TGTGAGATTGCAGGATATCCAGGTGTGCCTGTAGCAGAGGGTAGCCCTGGACCTCTCAAG GGGGGGGAACCATGCATCGCAGACTTTGTTCATGGTTCAGATGGACTTGGCAACATATTTTTACCTCCTCCAAAATCTAAGAAGATTGAGAAAAGTGCATCTGAATTTTTGGTTGATAAAGTATCTGAATACCCTGGCGAAGTATCTATACTTGCATTGGGACCTCTAACCAATTTGGCATTG GCTGTCAAGCGGGACTCATCCTTTGCAAGCAAGGTGAAAAGAATTGTAATACTTGGTGGAGCTTTCTTTGCTTTGGGAAATGTCAATCCTGCTGCTGAATCAAAT ATTTATTGTGATCCTGAAGCAGCAGATGTTGTGTTTACTTCTGGGGCAAATGTTGATGTTGTTGGCATAAATATCACAACACAAGTCAAAATGACAg ATGCTGCCTTTGATGAACTAAGACAATCTCATGGAAAACATGCTCAATTTGTGTGTGACATTTGCAAATTCTACCGTGACTGGCATGTCAAATCTGACGGTGTCTATG GAATTTTTCTTCACGACCCTGTCAGTTTTGTAGCTCTAGTCCGGCCTGATCTCTTCACATACAAGAAGGGGGTTGTGAGGGTTGAGACACAGGGTATCAGCGCGGGGCATACCCTGATGGACCAAGGGCTGAAAAA ATGGAATTCAAGCAACCCATGGACAGGCCATTCACCTATTTCTGTAGCATGGACTGTTGATGCGGATGAAGTGCTAAACTATGTCATGAAAAGCTTGATGAAACCTTGA
- the LOC113691357 gene encoding transcription initiation factor TFIID subunit 12-like, which yields MEQQTPTPPPSTPQPPEPPQQPPPSPSPPTPTTTASTASSSAALPPPITATTSTSTSSLPSTTASPPQLSLPSPSQNPQPPTSTPTPNTQTRPAAAAAFNRAWQQPPQPSPISHFALPPPPLPLPPHHHSSSSSASSTASASNSSSSSSSLLVPPPPRGGMAIGVPAHHPGTPPPPPTSFSSLTPPSFVQPFGGLGRNVTDSGPTSSSSQVRPTVGGMQGIGMMGTLGSSSAMRPPGVPVRPVQSSPRPQSSPSIQSPAKKNFQGHGMLRVSSVGSPGSPSPGSSQSPQPQNQPWLNSGSQVKPPLPPSRPQVSPQSMQQRSHITQQHHHAMTTTSQQQQASSSQQSQQPSTSGAGTQEHYGQQLPQSRIQQSLPNQQQIARNPSLGTQRPSHSTIPSSPVQPGLPNRAPSAEPEESCNRILSKRSIQELVSHVDASEKLDPEVEDILVDIAEDFVDSITTFGCSLAKHRKSATLEAKDILLHLERNWNTTLPGFSGDEIKTYKKPFTSDIHRERLAVIKKSVLAGETLNSRSSAGQAGGHPKGHLAKGPTSIVGSPPDKRT from the exons ATGGAGCAGCAGACGCCAACACCACCGCCATCCACTCCTCAACCACCGGAACCTCCGCAGCAACCACCACCATCACCCTCTCCTCCTACGCCAACAACCACAGCTTCCACCGCCTCATCGTCCGCCGCTCTTCCACCACCCATCACCgccaccacctccacctccacctctTCACTCCCTTCCACAACCGCATCACCTCCTCAACTTTCTTTGCCTTCTCCTTCCCAAAACCCTCAACCCCCAACATCCACCCCAACCCCCAACACCCAAACAAgaccagcagcagcagcagccttCAATAGAGCCTGGCAACAACCTCCACAACCTTCCCCTATATCACACTTCGCactccctcctcctcctcttcctcttccCCCTCATcatcattcttcttcttcttctgcttcttcTACTGCTTCTGCAtccaattcttcttcttcttcttcttctttactTGTGCCGCCGCCACCGAGGGGCGGGATGGCCATTGGGGTTCCCGCCCATCACCCGGGCACTCCTCCGCCCCCGCCCACTTCCTTTTCATCACTCACTCCGCCTTCTTTTGTGCAACCCTTTGGTGGGTTGGGCCGCAATGTCACTGATTCTGGGCCTACTTCAAGCTCTTCTCAG GTGAGGCCAACTGTGGGAGGAATGCAGGGAATAGGAATGATGGGAACGTTGGGTTCAAGTTCCGCAATGCGGCCACCAGGGGTTCCGGTTAGGCCTGTGCAGTCATCCCCTAGACCGCAGTCAAGTCCCAGTATCCAGTCCCCTGCTAAAAAG AATTTTCAGGGTCATGGCATGTTAAGAGTTTCATCAGTAGGATCTCCAGGATCACCGTCACCTGGTAGTTCGCAGAGTCCACAGCCTCAGAATCAACCCTGGTTGAATTCTGGATCACAGGTTAAGCCTCCTTTGCCACCATCAAGGCCACAGGTTAGCCCGCAATCCATGCAGCAGCGATCTCATATTACTCAACAGCATCACCATGCCATGACAACAACTTCCCAGCAACAGCAAGCATCTTCCTCACAACAATCTCAACAACCTTCTACCTCGGGGGCTGGGACTCAAGAGCATTATGGACAGCAACTTCCACAATCCAGGATTCAGCAATCTTTACCTAATCAACAGCAGATTGCAAGGAATCCGAGTTTGGGAACTCAAAGACCTTCTCATTCAACAATACCTTCCAGTCCGGTACAGCCTGGGCTCCCTAACCGGGCACCCAGTGCAGAACCTGAGGAATCTTGTAACAGGATATTAAGCAAACGAAGCATTCAAGAACTAGTGTCCCAC GTTGATGCATCAGAAAAATTAGATCCAGAAGTTGAAGACATTcttgtggatattgcggaggatTTTGTGGACTCT ATTACGACATTTGGCTGTTCATTGGCTAAACATCGCAAATCTGCCACATTGGAAGCAAAGGATATTCTTCTACATCTCG AAAGAAACTGGAACACGACACTTCCAGGATTCAGTGGAGATGAGATTAAGACGTATAAAAAGCCG TTTACAAGTGATATTCATAGAGAGCGACTTGCAGTG ATTAAGAAATCAGTTTTGGCTGGTGAGACATTGAATTCTAGGAGCTCTGCTGGACAAGCGGGTGGACATCCTAAGGGTCATTTAGCTAAAGGCCCTACAAGTATTGTGGGTTCCCCCCCTGACAAAAGGACGTGA